The genomic interval CTGGTGCAGCTATTGCATATGATATTTCATCCTGGATAATAGCAATTGGACAGGTTATATATGTGATAGGTTGGTGCAAGGAGACTTGGCACGGTTTGTCCAGGGCAGCATTCATTGAGATTTGGGCCTTTGTTAGGCTTTCCCTTGCCTCAGCTGTGATGCTTTGCCTGGAAATTTGGTATATGATGAGTATCATTATTCTCACTGGCCACCTTGATAATGCAATAGTTGCAGTTGGTTCACTTTCTGTATGGTGAGTTCATGATAACTTGTACATGTCCTGTTATTGGGACTTCACAATTCTGATGTACTCTAAATTTGGACTTggcattttaattatttcttcgATTGTTATGTTTCAGCATGAACTTGAATGGTTGGGAAGCTATGCTGTTCATTGGCATTAATGCTGCAATAAGGTAAACAATAGGTTAAGTCATTCTGCTCTATTTAGAGTGCAAATTGAATTATGCATGGTATATATTGTAATCAAAGGAActgttgattaaaaaataaatgaggaaTTTTGGCACGACGATGAGATTCTAATTGTCTTCTATAGTAACGATAATGCTTTTGGAGGTTCTGTTGCAGTTTGCTTATAACATGAGGAGTTTCTCATGCTATGCATGTTGTGTTGCtgttatttttgagtttttgacACTGCATTTCTCCATGTTAAATGCATTACTTTTCAATCACTTGGGACATATTTTAATCTGTTTCACATTTCCAGCGTGCGCGTCTCCAATGAGCTTGGATTAGGTCATCCAAGAGCAGCCAAATACTCTGTCTATGTGACAGTATTTCAGTCGCTTCTCATCGGAGTCCTTTTTATGGTTATTATCTTAATAACCAAGGACTATTTTGCCATTATTTTCACCAGCAGTGCAGAACTGCAACAAGCTGTGGCTAAGCTAGCATTCCTTCTTGGGATCACCATGGTCCTTAACAGTGTCCAGCCAGTAATCTCAGGTCTCaattcaaacttttcaacaaaACTAGCCGCCTTCTTATTCTGCTCATTCCCTGGTTGATAACTTTTTCACATCGTTATCATAGGTGTTGCTATTGGTGGTGGTTGGCAAGCGATGGTGGCTTATATCAACATCGGTTCTTATTACATTTTTGGTCTCCCTCTTGGTTACCTCCTTGGTTACACAGCAAATCTGGGAGTGACGGTATACTTACATACATTATGACTCAATTTTTGAAGATGCAATCTGTTTGGCTGTGGttcttttgttaataatttttgttattataggGAGTTTGGTCAGGCATGATTTGCGGGACTGCATTGCAAACATTGTTGCTGCTGATTGTACTTTATAGAACAAACTGGACCAAGGAGGTAACTAAACCCTCTTAGCTAGGCAAATTACTTAATGATTGAGTCACTCAATATAAAcaaagtaccttcattttgtaAGCCTCATAACTTTTCagtcttaataaattatactagACAAGCATGAGCCAGTTTAAATGACAATGTGGCTGGTTTCACAGAGATCTATTGTATGTTGGGTAAGAATGATGAAACAagatgggaaaaaaaaggacgAAAAAATGTGCTAGTAAAACTTTTTGATTTATTTCTCTGTTTAACAGTTACTTAAGACTGAATTAAAGTTATATCATTAAGTGTCAATTTCGAATGCAGGTGGAACAAACAACAGAGCGAATGCGGAAGTGGGGTGGGCAAATCATTAGTAATGAGAAGATTGTTGATGGAGTATGAAGTTTCTCCACCAAAAGAGCGCCGAATCTTCTTAGTCTCTGTGTGAATGTCTGTTTATTTAgacttgtttaattttttaaatatatatacttatttatctattttcaGTGTTTACTAATGCTATGCACCGGaaactctttcaattttcttggAGACTCAATTTTGAGATGAAGTTTTTAGCACTTCAACCAAATGggctaaaattttcaaatgaagctaatttattgtatatttcatcacaatgataaatttttcGGTGTCAAAGACTTGAAGAAGCTTATTTGAAGTGATTTTCACTGATTGCGGCTCCATGTTTAGCTGTAAAACTGgagatgttataatttatatgaaagAAATCTCCCTTTCGGTGAAAGATTTTGGAATTTAGAATAACAAACTTATTTTCCTCTTAATCATGCTTCTAACTCTCAGGGTACCTTTTATATTCGTTATTGATCTCTTCTATTCTCTCTCTATTGGCAACTTCACAGCAAAATTtggtcaaaatttaaattgcttttaattgaaaaaaaaaattgatactACTCAAACttctatcttacatgcatgtaagatagggaTTGCCCTCAAACAAATGTTAATGTTAAAAGTATATGATGATTGCATCATTCCATGCATGTAGAGAGATGTACCTAACTGCTTAAGAAAGCACAACAAACATAAGTGAATGAGTAGCGTATACTCCAAGACAACCAAAGTACAAATCCCTCAGGCAAAGCAACACTAAAATCTTTCTGCTATATTCAACAAATCAAACTCTAGTAATTTGATCGCGACCGTACGCGAGTGCAACAACAGAAAATGGAGGAGCCAGCGCTGAACGGTGCTCTCCCTTATGAGGACTATCCGCCGGTAAAGAACTTGAAGCAAGCAAGGTCAGTGCTCTGGACTGAGACAGTGAAGATGTGGAAGATTGCAGGTCCAGTTGTGTTTAACTTATTATGTCTGTATGGAACCAACTCGTTTACTAATATATTTGTTGGGCATATTGGTGAAATTGAACTTTCTTCTGCTGCCATTTCTCTCTCTGTCATCGGCACCTTCTCTTTTGGCCTCTTGGTTAGTTCACTCATCTTTCCATCTCCTAAAAATGGAATATTTCATTTGCTATGTTATgttatgttatgtttttttttattctgttCTGTTGCGTTGTGCAAAATTAGCTTGGCATGGGAAGCGCTCTGGAGACGCTTTGCGGTCAAGCTTTTGGAGCAGGGCATGTTCACATGCTTGGTGTTTATATGCAACGGTCTTGGTTAATCTTATGGGTAACCTGTATCTTTCTCTTGCCCATTTACCTCTTCTCTGCTCCAATCCTAAAGCTCCTGGGCCAAGACGATGAGATAGCCAAACTTGCTGGAAAATTCACTATCCTGACCATTCCTCAGTTATTTTCACTTGCCATCAGTTTCCCTACCCAAAAATTCCTTCAAGCACAAAGCAAAGTTAGCGCTTTTGCGTTGATTGGGTTTGTGGCTTTAATCCTTCATATTGTGCTGCTTTATGTCTTCATTTATGCGTTTGGTTGGGGCATGGCTGGCGCAGCTATTGCATACGATATTTCATCCTGGATAATATCAATTGCACAGGTCATATATGTGATCGGTTGGTGCAAAGACGGGTGGCATGGGTTGACATGGGCGGCTTTCACTGATATTTGGGCCTTTGTTAGGCTTTCGCTTGCTTCAGCTGTGATGCTTTGTCTGGAAATTTGGTATATGACGAGTATTATTATTCTCACTGGCCACCTTGACAATGCCATAATTGCAGTTGGTTCACTTTCAATTTGGTTAGTTCACGATAACTTACTTGTCTCACATCACAAATTAACCTTATACACTGTACTTTCTGCGTATTTGTTCCTATTGTTGACTTCTGGATTTCACTCAATATGTCGTTTTTCGATTGAATGTATCAGTATGAACTTGAATGGATGGGTAATTATGTTGTTCGTCGGAATAAATGCTGCAATAAGGTAAACATTAGGCAATCTTTAAGTGCCATTATTCTTCAATCGTTTTAAGCTGGTTTCAATCTCTTGCACATTTTTCAGTGTCCGAGTCTCCAATGAGCTTGGAATGGGACGTCCAAGAGCAGCAAAATACTCGGTCTATGTGACAGTATTTCAGTCCCTCCTCATCGGTCTCCTCTTCATGATTATCATCTTGCTAACCAAGGACTATTTCGCCATTATTTTCACCAGCAGCAAGGAACTGCAACGGGCTGTATCTAAAATAGCATTCCTACTTGGCATCACCATGGTCCTTAACAGTGTCCAGCCCGTATTATCAGGTGCCAATTCAAATGGCTTCTTTAGTCTGCTCTTTCACTTTCGATAACATTTTCGTGTTGTCCCTGTATGTAGGTGTCGCTATTGGCGGCGGTTGGCAAGCATTGGTGGCTTATATCAACATAGGctcttattatatttttggtcTCCCTCTTGGTTACCTCCTTGGTTACAGAGCAAAACTCGGAGTAACGGTATGCATACATACATTACTTTATGACTCAAATGTTTGGAACGTAGCCATGCAATTAATCTATGTGCTGCAATTATGTGTTGAAGTAATTTTCCTTGTTCTTGGTCAAGGGACTTTGGTCAGGCATGATATGCGGAACTGCATTACAAACATTGCTGCTGTTGATAGTGCTTTATAGAACCAATTGGAGTAGAGAGGTAAATAAACTCTCCTAAGCAAATTAATTACTGTGACAAAAATCTTACCGAAATTTCAAATGCAGGTGGAACAAGCAACAGAGCGAATGCAGAAATGGGGTGGGCAAACATCCACGATTCCCTCGTGATATGAGTTTCTCTAAGAGAAAATTCACGTGGTTGATTGatgattaataaatagaaatgtaaaaagaatttaaattttaaaaaattatatattaacacTTATAAAATCGTGAGACAAGATTTTAAAGTCTAAAATAACTTAGATCAAAAGAGAATTCTAATTTGTGGGGGAAATCATTAGTGTAAACTTtctcagtaaaaaaaaaaaaaccattgaAGTTGATTGTacttttaagatttaatttttacttatgTTTAGTGTTTTCTGATGATGTGTTCCGGaaaactatttaatttttttcaatatctcAAATGTGAGCAAATAGACAAATACTAATATCGCGTCTTCgtatattaatataatcatGCTACATAAAAGctcataaatataacaaagGTGATAGTTGAGCTAACTAACAgctattatcaataattttgtcCATTTAATCCGACaatataaaatagataaaagaaagaaaaaaaagaaagaagcatTTTCATTGTCTAAAAGCACTTTATCATGTGAAAATAGTTATAAAGTACCAATAGAAACTAACAAATTCCTTAGCAACAAGCAAGAATCCAAGATAAATCAAAGGCTGACCACATAAATCCCcaattttgttgaaattattgGATGTTCAATGATATTAAAAGAAGAACTAGAACTTTTTCCTTGAACCTGCAGCATGAGAACAAGTAATCATCCTTCCCCCTTTTAAGAATTTCTGGTAGTGGGCCATCAATCTTTACGCCGTCTTTTCTTGTTTGCGTTCATCACCTCTTTGCCTTTTACAGAGGGCAGATCTTTCATATTAGATGCCAAtgaaaaactatttaaattgcTAACAGCACCTGATGGATTTGAAGATCCAGTGTTCTTGAAGAAGGGGATCTCAAACATTGCTTCATCAGTCTCTCCATACGGACTAGGAATATCTACCCCAGGAGGGCCACATGCTTCTAATGCTAGCAGGAATTCTGTAGGCAGTCTTGGATTGTAGGATTCCTTCGGCAGAATAAAAGGATATGGAGCATCCAGTTGACCACAGTTCCCAAAAGATCCAGGCCCTAGTGGTTTGTTTACCACAGATG from Citrus sinensis cultivar Valencia sweet orange chromosome 9, DVS_A1.0, whole genome shotgun sequence carries:
- the LOC102611434 gene encoding protein DETOXIFICATION 35-like gives rise to the protein MEEPLLNGGAVIGCPTAADYEPVKNFKEAKSVFWTETVKMWKIATPIVFNILCNYGTNSFTNIFVGHIGEIELSSVTISLSVIGTFSFGFMLGMGSALETLCGQAFGAGQVHMLGVYMQRSWLILSVTCVCLLPIYCFASPILKLLGQEEQIADLAGQFTILTIPQLFSLAINFPTQKFLQAQSKVSAFAWIGFVALVVHIVMLYVFIYVFDWGMTGAAIAYDISSWIIAIGQVIYVIGWCKETWHGLSRAAFIEIWAFVRLSLASAVMLCLEIWYMMSIIILTGHLDNAIVAVGSLSVCMNLNGWEAMLFIGINAAISVRVSNELGLGHPRAAKYSVYVTVFQSLLIGVLFMVIILITKDYFAIIFTSSAELQQAVAKLAFLLGITMVLNSVQPVISGVAIGGGWQAMVAYINIGSYYIFGLPLGYLLGYTANLGVTGVWSGMICGTALQTLLLLIVLYRTNWTKEVEQTTERMRKWGGQIISNEKIVDGV
- the LOC102623117 gene encoding protein DETOXIFICATION 35-like isoform X2, which encodes MEEPALNGALPYEDYPPVKNLKQARSVLWTETVKMWKIAGPVVFNLLCLYGTNSFTNIFVGHIGEIELSSAAISLSVIGTFSFGLLLGMGSALETLCGQAFGAGHVHMLGVYMQRSWLILWVTCIFLLPIYLFSAPILKLLGQDDEIAKLAGKFTILTIPQLFSLAISFPTQKFLQAQSKVSAFALIGFVALILHIVLLYVFIYAFGWGMAGAAIAYDISSWIISIAQVIYVIGWCKDGWHGLTWAAFTDIWAFVRLSLASAVMLCLEIWYMTSIIILTGHLDNAIIAVGSLSICVRVSNELGMGRPRAAKYSVYVTVFQSLLIGLLFMIIILLTKDYFAIIFTSSKELQRAVSKIAFLLGITMVLNSVQPVLSGVAIGGGWQALVAYINIGSYYIFGLPLGYLLGYRAKLGVTGLWSGMICGTALQTLLLLIVLYRTNWSREVEQATERMQKWGGQTSTIPS
- the LOC102623117 gene encoding protein DETOXIFICATION 35-like isoform X1, whose product is MEEPALNGALPYEDYPPVKNLKQARSVLWTETVKMWKIAGPVVFNLLCLYGTNSFTNIFVGHIGEIELSSAAISLSVIGTFSFGLLLGMGSALETLCGQAFGAGHVHMLGVYMQRSWLILWVTCIFLLPIYLFSAPILKLLGQDDEIAKLAGKFTILTIPQLFSLAISFPTQKFLQAQSKVSAFALIGFVALILHIVLLYVFIYAFGWGMAGAAIAYDISSWIISIAQVIYVIGWCKDGWHGLTWAAFTDIWAFVRLSLASAVMLCLEIWYMTSIIILTGHLDNAIIAVGSLSICMNLNGWVIMLFVGINAAISVRVSNELGMGRPRAAKYSVYVTVFQSLLIGLLFMIIILLTKDYFAIIFTSSKELQRAVSKIAFLLGITMVLNSVQPVLSGVAIGGGWQALVAYINIGSYYIFGLPLGYLLGYRAKLGVTGLWSGMICGTALQTLLLLIVLYRTNWSREVEQATERMQKWGGQTSTIPS